GGTGGGTTGATAGCGGAAGGGTTCTTGTTCTATTTTGCCGTAGATGTGATTGCCCAAAAAGAGAAGAACGCACGCAACGGATAGCGTTGCCCAGCGATAGTGCAAAGTATTGGCGACCACCCTCGCGTACAGTGCTCTGGCACCAATGGCGCGGTAACGAAAATACAGAAAAATCACCAGTGCAATTGCCGCGGGAAAACCAATTTTGGCAAATAAAGGCAGGGCAGCGATAGTACGCGCAAATGCGTCCCACATATCCCCGTAATCAATTTTACTGAAATCCGTATAATATATATACGCGCCCACCCCGACACTTGCCGCGAGTACAAAAATGCTTTTGAGAACGCGGTCAAAGGTCTGACCACCTTTATCAAAGGCGCGAGATGCGGCCAATGGAATCAGAGAAAGCGCGACACAAAACGATGCAATAACAGACACGACAACTGTCACAGAGAATTGCCGCATAAAGAGCGAAGTACCCGAATCAGTCACAAAAATGACCGGAACAAATACACACACAGTGGTGAGCGTAGCAGCCAGAACCGGGAGACCAATCTCCTCACTGCCCTCAAGCGCTGCCTGTGTTGCACTCTGGCCCTCATCAAAACATTTGCGAAAAATATTCTCCAGAGCCACAACAGCGGGATCCACGAGCATCCCAATAGCGACCATCAGCCCCATCATCGAAATCAAGTTCAAGGTGATATCAGCGCCCGATTGCCGCAAAAAATACATGATGAGAAACACCGTGAGCGCGCTAATTGGAATAGCGGAGCCAATGATGAGCGTACTGCGGAAGTTGCGGAGAAAAATAAAAATGGCAATAACGGCTAAAAGTCCCCCCATAATCGCCGAATGGCTGAGGCTGGTTATGCTGGCAATAACATCCGTTGACTGATCTCGCACCAGAAGCATTCGAAATTTATCTTTGCCAACCTCCTCGTTGATGCGGACGAGTTCTGCACGGGCACGCTTGCAAACATCGACCATATTTGCCGTTGACGATTTATGCACAGAAAGATAAAGAGAAGGTATGCCATCAAGACGATCAAATCGACGAGCGGGGGGATAATCGTAGGTAACCGCTGCAACGTCGGACAGCGCCAGGTTTGGACGAATGGGCAGATTGCGAATCTGGTCAACGGTCTCAAACTCGCCCACACTCCGCACAGCAAATCGCCTGTCGCCATCGGTGACATAACCCGCCGAGATATTGATATTATTTCTGCGAAGCGCGCGATTGATGGTGCGAAAATCCAATTTGTGCGCAGTCATAGCCCGCTGATCAACCTCGACGAGGAGATCCTTTTGCTGTAAACCCCTCAATTCAACACTTGCCACGCCATCGAGCCGCTGCAATCGCGGCAACAGGTGCTGGTTATAAAACGCGATGAGATCTTCGGGATCTTCACCGAGCCACGAAACAGTATATTCAAGAGCCGGAATATCTTCGGTATCAAAACTTTTAATCCCAATATAATCCACGTCTTCTGGCAAATCTGCGCGGACCTGATCAAGCCTGTCGCGCAAATGAATGCCAACGAGATCCATATCCGCATCCATTGCAAATTCCAGGCGAATGGTCGAAGAAGACGCATTGGATGTGGATCCCATATTTTCAATACCGGGCATAGTGCCCAATATCTCTTCAATCGGTCGCGTGATAAACCGTTCAATTTCCTCGGGAGACGAAGAGGGATACCGGATAGACACAAAAAGAACCGGAAACGTCACGCTGGGCAAATATTCGAGCGGCAACTTGAACAGGGAAATAAAACCCATCACCACGAGACTAAGTGCAATCATAATAGTACTGATGGGCTTAAAAATGGCAAAGCGGCTGAGTTTCATGTCCTTTTACGACCTCTGCATCGGGATGCTGAAATATGCGAAACCGTGTTTTTTGACTACCTGGTCGTCATTTTTCACAACAATTTGACGACAACATATACATTTTTCACAACATGTCAAGATTTGAGCTTCGCATCACCATTGATTTTAGGTACATAATTGCGTATCCTGAAACGCTCATAAATGCAAACGACACCAGAGAAAGGAAAGAAAATGAAGCTCACGTACATCATGTTCACAAAACACCTCGAAGGCATGGACGTTTCCGAAATCATCGAATCCCTCCAATCCGTAGGCGTACAGGGCGCGGATTTGTGTGTGCGAGAGGGATATCCTGTAAACCCAGACAATATCGATAAGGCACTGCCCGAAGCCGCCAAACAGTTTGAAGCAGCAGGGCTGTGCATTCCACTCGTAACAGCCCCCGGCGATTTTAGTCGCCCGGACATCGATTACGCCGAGCGTTATTACGGCGCTCTCGGTGAAGCTGGCGTGGCGCACGTAAAACTGGGCTACTGGCATTGGTCAGATGCGAAACACTACTGGGATCAGCTGGATGAAATCCGGGGCTGGATGGAAAGCTTTGAGAAATTGTCGGAAAAACACGGCGTAAAAACCGTAGTACACAACCATTCGGGCAAATCGATGGGACTAAACTCGTGTGCCGTCATGAACGTGGTCAAGGGATTCAACCCCGAACACATCGGCGTATTCTCCGACCCGGGACACCTGTCGATATGTGGCGAACCCATAGAAATGGCACTGGATATCGTGCGCGAATATCTCTCAGTCCTGGCATTTAAAGACCTGATTCGCCAGCGACCTCTGGGACGAACTGTACAGGGGACGCCCACGGGTGGGACAATGCGACTGGGACAGGGATTTGGCGATTGGCCCGCAGTCGTAAAAACACTGGATCGATTAAACTTTGAAGGTCCCGTGAGTTTCCACAGCGAATACAGCGGTGAACCCATAGAAACCGTAATTGACCTGGCGCGCATTGATGTGCGCTTCTTTAACGCAATGCGAGCAGAACACGAAAGCGCGTAATCTGTGCCTAACCTTCTCTACATCTTCGCCGATCAACTCCGCCCGCAATCCTGTGGCTATATGGGCGACAACCGCGCCCGCACCCCCAATATCGACCGCCTATCATCTGAAGGCATCAACTTTGTCAACGCCACCTCGGTCTATCCCGTGTGCAGCCCGCATCGCGCATCCCTCTTTACGGGCTGTTATCCCACCACCAATGGCTACGTCATGAACGAATTGAGTGCCCGCACCGATTTGCCAACGCTTGCCGGCACATTGACGCAGAACGGCGTGAATTGTGCCTACATCGGCAAATGGCACATTTACGCAACCGAAGGCAAAGTTTATAAACAGGCCGGAGATTTTCACAAGAATCCCGCCAATCAATTCGTGCCCCCAGGCCCGCACCGACTGGGATTTGACCACTATTGGGCAGCCTACAACTTCAACCACAGCTATTACAAGGGATTTTATTACGAAGACAAATTTGAACGCATCGACATCCAGGCCTATGAACCCGATGCCATGACCGACCTCGCCATCTCCTATCTCGAAAACGCGCGCGAAAATCCAGAACCCTTCGCCCTCTTCGTCTCTTATGGCACACCTCATCAGCCCTGGAACTGGGACAACGTCCCCGAAGAATGGGGTATGCACTTCAAAGACATGGCCTTTGACCTGCCGCCAAATTACCGGGATGGATCAGGAGAATACTGGCACGCGTGGTTCGACCGCGATTGGTGGATGAAATCCGTCAAACCCAACCTCGTTGAATGGCAGCGAATCTATGCCGCTATGACTGCCAACCTCGACTGGAACGTGGGCCGAATTTTAGACGCGATAGACAGATTCGACCTCGCGCACGACACCCTTGTCGTCTTCACATCAGACCACGGCGAAATGTTTGGCGCACACGGTCGCGTTCAGAAAAACATCTACTATGAAGAAGCTGCTCGCGTCCCCTTTCTCATGCGCTGGCCCAACCGCATCGCACCCAAATCCGAAAGCGATGCCTGCCTCAACACACCCGATATCATGCCCACGCTGCTCTCACTTATAGACGTCGATATCCCCGATGGTATCGATGGATTTGACCTTTCGCATTGCGCATTCGGCCAGCCTGGAGAGGAACCCGAATCCGCATTCTTACAGGGCATGGGTCCCAGTGTCGATTGGGACGATGGCTTTGAATGGCGTGCTTTGCGCGACAAACAATATACCTATGCCATTGAAAACCATCGAGAATCCCTCTACAATCACCGCGAAGACCCCCTGCAATTGCACAACCTCGCCAGCAGCCCTGACCATGCCAGAACAATCCAGCATTACCGCGACCAGATTCGGACGCGCATGGACGCACTAAACGACACCTTTGAACCCACCACCTTTTACCGCGATCACTGGATCGAAAATGGCCGCGTTATCAGAGGCGCACGCGATTGAGGAGACCACCATTGACATCAAAACGCCCCAACATCCTCTGGATCTGCACAGATCAACAACGTTACGACACCATCCACGCCCTCGGCAATGAACACATCCAGACGCCCAACCTCGACCGCCTCTGCGCCGAAGGCGTAGCATTCACACATGCCCACTGCCAGAGCGCGATATGCACGCCCAGCCGCTCCAGCTTTCTCACCGGGCTATATCCCAGCACCGTACACGGCAATCGCAATGGCAATGCCTATTTCCAGGCAAATGAACGCGTACAACTCATCACCAAACGCCTCGCAGATGCCGGATACGATTGCGGCTTATCGGGAAAACTCCACCTCGCCTCTGCATGGAACGGCGAAGAACAACGCGTTGACGATGGATATCGCAAATTCTGGTATAGCCACTCACACAGTCAAGGTATCGGAATTGGCAACCAGTACACCGACTGGCTCACCGAACAGGGCATAGACCTCGGCGATGTCTTTCAAACAAAAAAAGACGGCACGTATGGCAACTATCGTCCCGACATGAATCCCCAATACCACCAGACCACCTGGTGTGCGGACCGCGCCATTGAATTTATCGAATCCCCCCACGACGGTCCCTGGCTCATGAGCGTCAACCCCTTTGACCCGCACGGACCTTTTGACGCCCCCGACACGCACAAATACAATCCCGCCGACCTGCCACCGCCGCTATTTCGCGAAAGCGACCTGCAAACACAAACGCGGCTCAAACGCTTCTTCGCAGGGCAAGAAGGCAACCCACCTGGCGACCGCGAACAGCACAACAAAGCGTCCTACTACGGCATGATCGCCCTCATCGACGAAAACGTCGGTCGCATGCTCAACGCACTTGAGCGCACGGAACAACGCGAAAATACCGTGGTCATCTTCACGAGCGACCACGGCGAAATGCTCGGCGATCACGGCCTCACCGGCAAAGGTTGCCGCTTCTACGAAGCCCTCGTAAGGGTTCCTCTCATCATCTCATGGCCCGGCACCTTTCTCCAGGGCCAGCGCGCAGATGGCCTCACCGCGCTCTTAGACATTGCGCCCACCCTCGCCGACCTCGCCGGCATCCCTCTCGAATGGACACACGGCAAGTCCCTCATCCCCATTCTCACAGGCGAACACCCCGGTCACGCGCACCACGACTTTGTGCGCTGTGAATACTACGACGTCGTCGATAAATTCGCCCCACACGCCTCTGAAAAACACAAACCCTGTTGGGCGACCATGTTGCGCAACAACCGCTACAAACTCGTCGTCTATCACAACGAAGACTACGGCGAACTCTACGATCTTCGAGAAGATCCCGATGAATTTCACAACCTCTGGGAAGACCCATCCCACACAGATCTGAAATACCAGCTCATCAAACAAAACTTCGACCACACCGTTATATGCGCCGACCCCGGTCCCGAACGCATAGGAAGATATTAAGCGTTTCAATGGAGAGCGCAACATGAAATTCAAAACACCGTTAGACGTCAGACTCGCTTGCAGAGCCAACGAACTCGAAGGCTTCGCATCCCGAGCCCTTCCCGGTTACCTGTGCGTCAACGTCGCTTTTCTGGACATAGACTACGCCGACGATTTCGAGGCATTCTGTCGCGCCAACCCGAAACCCTGCCCGCTGATCGCTAAAATGGAACCCGGCCAAACAGACTGTCCCGAGTATGCACGCGCCCTCGACATCCGAACCGACCTGGGTTCATACGACATCGTACGCGATGGCGAAGTCACCGAACGCCGACAGGACATCGTGGACCTGTTCGACGACCGAACCGTTACCTTCCTGATCGGATCGAGCGTCTCCTTCGACGGCCTCCTGACCGAAAAAGGCTACCCCGCCGCATTCGGACCAACCATCCAACTCACGTCGCTCTCGTGCAAAACAGTCGGGATCTTCTCGGGCAACATGGCCGTCACCATCCGCTCCTTCGATCCGGCTATGATCGACGATGTATGGGAATTCACCAGCCACTTTCCCGGGTGTCACGGCGCCCCAATCGGAAGAAACAATGCGGACGAACTTGGTATTGAAGAACTGAACGTCAACATGGACGGTCACCCGTTTGAAGTACCCGAAGGAACGGACCGCTTGTATTGGGCTTGCGGCATCACACCCCGCATTGTCGCCGAACAGGCCAGGCTCCCCTTCATGATATCCTACACCCCTGGCCACGCAATGATCACCGACATCCCGACAGAGAGCCTGTACCAGGCCTGACCTGAGATACCGTTATATGCGCCGATCCCGGTCCCAAACGCATAGGAAGATATTAGCATGAACCAGCGCCCCAACATCCTACTCGTCATGAGCGACGAACACGACCCCGCAGTCACCGGCTGTTACGGTCACCCCCATATCGAAACGCCACACATGGATCGCCTCGCATCCGAAGGCACCACCTTTGACAATGCCTATACCGCCTGCCCGATATGCGTACCGGCGCGCATGTCCTTTATGACTGGACAATACGTCCACCAGATCGGCACCTATGACAACGGCTCACCCCTCGCGGGAACAATCCCCACAATGGGCAGCTACCTCGAAGCCGCGGGCTACGAAACCGCAGCCTGCGGCCGCACCCACTTCATAGGTCCCGAACGCCTGCACGGCTTTGGCGCGCGCCTCATGGACGATGCAGAAAAATGGAAACACTGGAATATGGGTGCCCCCTCCCGCACACCCGACGCCCGGCGCGGCAGCAACAGCCACGTCACCGAATGCGGCCCCGGAGAAAACTGGCAAACCGACTACGACAGCACAGCTACCGACCTCTCCGAACGCTTTCTCAAATCTCGCGCGCAATACGCCGACCGCCCCTTTTTCCTCTACACCGGCTTCATAAATCCCCACTTCCCCCTCCTGTGCCCGCAAGAATACTTCGACCGATACTATCCCGACCGCGTCATCTTGCCACACACGAGAACCGAACCCTGCGAAACCCAGCATCCTTCCATCCAGCAACTCCGCTACTGGCTGCGCAACGAAGAACCCCTGCCCGACGCCATCTCCACCACTGCAACCGCGGCTTACTACGGCCTCATCACTTTCACCGATTACCTCGTCGGTCGATTGCTCGACATAGTCGATAACTCATCCCTGCGCGACAACACCGTCGTCATCTACGTCAGCGACCACGGCGAAATGGGCGGACACCACGGTATATGGCAAAAACAATGTTTCTACGAACACTCCGTGCGCGTCCCCATGATCATTCGCCACCCAAACGCTGCAGGCAACCAGCGCATCGCCGCAGGAGCCAACCTCATCGACATCCTCCCCACCCTACTCGATCTCGCCGAACAGGACCCCGCGCCATTGCCCGGCAGCAGCCTCCTGCCCGCCATCCTCGGACATCCCTTTCCCGACCGTCCCATCTTTAGCGAATACCACGCTCTCGGCGCGCTAACTGGCGGCTTCATGATCAAAAAAGGCGATTGGAAATACATCCACTACGTAGGCCTGCCAGACCAGTTATTCAACGTCGCCAACGACCCCGACGAAACCGAAAATCGCGCCGACGACCCCACCTGTGCCGACCTCCGCGCCGACCTCCGCGCCGACCTCCACAACATCGTCATACCCGAAGAAATCGACCAGCGCGCCAAAGCAAATCAAAAAATCAAAGGCATTAACAGAGCAACCCGTTAGCTGTCAACTCTTTATGGTCCTAACACCTCGTACTCGCCTTGCGCCCATGCATCTAACCCCGACGTATAGAATTTGGAAAAACGGCGATCTGAAGCACCGCCCGCGATATTTGCGTATAGCACATCCTCCCCAAAATCGCAAATCATTCGAAAAGTGGGTGCAAGCGCGCCGCCTTTGAACACGCCAGCCTGAGAAACCGTTGACCGACTCCCAATATTCGCAAGCGAATAATCAAAACCCAAAAACCTCGGCAACTTCCCCCTGAAAAAAATATGCTCAATATAAACTTTACTCACTTTGCCGTGCGGCACGGCTTTTTTTCTTAACCCGCGTTCAATCGCCATTTGATAAAGAACCTCACGCGGCTGATCTCCAAACCAGACCGATGCCTCGCTCAAAAGAATGCGATCAAAATATCCGTGCAGAACACTGAACAGCGTCGTACCATCCAGCAAAAACGTCACCATCTCGCGCCCCAAACCATTATCCCCAAAAACGAGCAAAACCAGTTCGCGATAAACGCGCTCAAAAAGCGTCGCACCCAGAGAATCCGCATCATAACACAAATCCCACTCCTGCAATCTATTCCCGTTTTCTGATTCGGGTAATAACGGACGTATAACCGCCATAAACTCCCTGGCCTGAAGCGCGTAAAGATCGCAGTGAATCCGCTTCATATCCTCTACTGTCAAATCATCCTTCTCCCGCAACATCTCGCAAATTCGATCCACGCGATAAGACGAAATCGACAACTTCATTGGCGCGAACTGCCCCATAGAATTGAGATCCTGATTTGCCGTCGCAATAAAATCGCATTCCGGATTCATCGCACGCGGATACAATATTGGATCCACCATCCCATCCCAATTCTGTTTCTCATCCCAACCCAAATACGGAAGCAAACCCGATGAACCTTCGGGTTGTTTGGGCACCAGCCCCCCGAGTTGATATCCAATATTCCCCCCCCGATCAGCAAACACCCAATTAAACGGCGCAAACGTCAACCCCGCAAAATAATCCCGTGCCTCTTCAACGCCTTTTGACTTTGTAATCCGCAAAACACAATCCAGCGAATCCGCACCCGTCCCCTTTTGCTGCTTACCCGTCCACGCATAACACAGGTAAAACCCATCCTCATTGACCTCACCCTCCAACAAACCGCGTTCCGTCTCGCAAACGCGCAACCCTATCGGATCCCGCTTCCTGGGCCGAATAACCTCTTCTCGCACGCGCAAAGGCACCCATTTATCCCCACATCTATACTTCCCATCCTTCACCTCCTCCAAAAAATAATCACACACATCGGCGGTACCATAGGTCGCTGCCCACGACAGATGGGGTGACCGTCCCATAGCCACAACCGGCAACCCCGGCAGCGTCGCACCCATCAAATAATCATCGCCCCCAGACAGCACCGCCAGATACCACACCGAAGGCAATTGCAATTGCAGATGCGGATCTCCGCACATCATCGCCCATCCAGATGCCGTCTTTGACGGACGCACAGCCCAATTATTGCTCGCGGAAAAATCGGGCAACAAATCGCGCCACACCACAGATGATGGAATCATCGGACGCACCAGACGCACTCTCTTTATCAGATCGATGTACTCTTCTGATACATCATCCCGAATCGCTGGAAAAAGTTCCTTCAATCGCTCTGTATCCACGCCCTTCTGAATCAACTGAACAATCAACTTCTCCATATCGCCCTGCATTTGCGAAAGCCCAACAAAACCGATCAGC
This region of Gemmatimonadota bacterium genomic DNA includes:
- a CDS encoding DUF1445 domain-containing protein, which translates into the protein MKFKTPLDVRLACRANELEGFASRALPGYLCVNVAFLDIDYADDFEAFCRANPKPCPLIAKMEPGQTDCPEYARALDIRTDLGSYDIVRDGEVTERRQDIVDLFDDRTVTFLIGSSVSFDGLLTEKGYPAAFGPTIQLTSLSCKTVGIFSGNMAVTIRSFDPAMIDDVWEFTSHFPGCHGAPIGRNNADELGIEELNVNMDGHPFEVPEGTDRLYWACGITPRIVAEQARLPFMISYTPGHAMITDIPTESLYQA
- a CDS encoding sulfatase-like hydrolase/transferase, encoding MTSKRPNILWICTDQQRYDTIHALGNEHIQTPNLDRLCAEGVAFTHAHCQSAICTPSRSSFLTGLYPSTVHGNRNGNAYFQANERVQLITKRLADAGYDCGLSGKLHLASAWNGEEQRVDDGYRKFWYSHSHSQGIGIGNQYTDWLTEQGIDLGDVFQTKKDGTYGNYRPDMNPQYHQTTWCADRAIEFIESPHDGPWLMSVNPFDPHGPFDAPDTHKYNPADLPPPLFRESDLQTQTRLKRFFAGQEGNPPGDREQHNKASYYGMIALIDENVGRMLNALERTEQRENTVVIFTSDHGEMLGDHGLTGKGCRFYEALVRVPLIISWPGTFLQGQRADGLTALLDIAPTLADLAGIPLEWTHGKSLIPILTGEHPGHAHHDFVRCEYYDVVDKFAPHASEKHKPCWATMLRNNRYKLVVYHNEDYGELYDLREDPDEFHNLWEDPSHTDLKYQLIKQNFDHTVICADPGPERIGRY
- a CDS encoding sulfatase: MPNLLYIFADQLRPQSCGYMGDNRARTPNIDRLSSEGINFVNATSVYPVCSPHRASLFTGCYPTTNGYVMNELSARTDLPTLAGTLTQNGVNCAYIGKWHIYATEGKVYKQAGDFHKNPANQFVPPGPHRLGFDHYWAAYNFNHSYYKGFYYEDKFERIDIQAYEPDAMTDLAISYLENARENPEPFALFVSYGTPHQPWNWDNVPEEWGMHFKDMAFDLPPNYRDGSGEYWHAWFDRDWWMKSVKPNLVEWQRIYAAMTANLDWNVGRILDAIDRFDLAHDTLVVFTSDHGEMFGAHGRVQKNIYYEEAARVPFLMRWPNRIAPKSESDACLNTPDIMPTLLSLIDVDIPDGIDGFDLSHCAFGQPGEEPESAFLQGMGPSVDWDDGFEWRALRDKQYTYAIENHRESLYNHREDPLQLHNLASSPDHARTIQHYRDQIRTRMDALNDTFEPTTFYRDHWIENGRVIRGARD
- a CDS encoding sulfatase-like hydrolase/transferase encodes the protein MNQRPNILLVMSDEHDPAVTGCYGHPHIETPHMDRLASEGTTFDNAYTACPICVPARMSFMTGQYVHQIGTYDNGSPLAGTIPTMGSYLEAAGYETAACGRTHFIGPERLHGFGARLMDDAEKWKHWNMGAPSRTPDARRGSNSHVTECGPGENWQTDYDSTATDLSERFLKSRAQYADRPFFLYTGFINPHFPLLCPQEYFDRYYPDRVILPHTRTEPCETQHPSIQQLRYWLRNEEPLPDAISTTATAAYYGLITFTDYLVGRLLDIVDNSSLRDNTVVIYVSDHGEMGGHHGIWQKQCFYEHSVRVPMIIRHPNAAGNQRIAAGANLIDILPTLLDLAEQDPAPLPGSSLLPAILGHPFPDRPIFSEYHALGALTGGFMIKKGDWKYIHYVGLPDQLFNVANDPDETENRADDPTCADLRADLRADLHNIVIPEEIDQRAKANQKIKGINRATR
- a CDS encoding sugar phosphate isomerase/epimerase; protein product: MKLTYIMFTKHLEGMDVSEIIESLQSVGVQGADLCVREGYPVNPDNIDKALPEAAKQFEAAGLCIPLVTAPGDFSRPDIDYAERYYGALGEAGVAHVKLGYWHWSDAKHYWDQLDEIRGWMESFEKLSEKHGVKTVVHNHSGKSMGLNSCAVMNVVKGFNPEHIGVFSDPGHLSICGEPIEMALDIVREYLSVLAFKDLIRQRPLGRTVQGTPTGGTMRLGQGFGDWPAVVKTLDRLNFEGPVSFHSEYSGEPIETVIDLARIDVRFFNAMRAEHESA
- a CDS encoding penicillin acylase family protein is translated as MLPRRFNTVVWIEGCGSENKKSEALTSASLFLGYNMKRDTKKVVIPGIKGEVCIQRMAHGFPHISAGDEEDRYYGLGYAHGRDRQMHMWLLKLIGRGNASAYLKADDELIEVDRFMRWLDIAGDADREARRLSPDVQAVLDAYCKGVNQAVRATGTPFEFKLMGYRPDDWTPADALLMVKLIGFVGLSQMQGDMEKLIVQLIQKGVDTERLKELFPAIRDDVSEEYIDLIKRVRLVRPMIPSSVVWRDLLPDFSASNNWAVRPSKTASGWAMMCGDPHLQLQLPSVWYLAVLSGGDDYLMGATLPGLPVVAMGRSPHLSWAATYGTADVCDYFLEEVKDGKYRCGDKWVPLRVREEVIRPRKRDPIGLRVCETERGLLEGEVNEDGFYLCYAWTGKQQKGTGADSLDCVLRITKSKGVEEARDYFAGLTFAPFNWVFADRGGNIGYQLGGLVPKQPEGSSGLLPYLGWDEKQNWDGMVDPILYPRAMNPECDFIATANQDLNSMGQFAPMKLSISSYRVDRICEMLREKDDLTVEDMKRIHCDLYALQAREFMAVIRPLLPESENGNRLQEWDLCYDADSLGATLFERVYRELVLLVFGDNGLGREMVTFLLDGTTLFSVLHGYFDRILLSEASVWFGDQPREVLYQMAIERGLRKKAVPHGKVSKVYIEHIFFRGKLPRFLGFDYSLANIGSRSTVSQAGVFKGGALAPTFRMICDFGEDVLYANIAGGASDRRFSKFYTSGLDAWAQGEYEVLGP
- a CDS encoding efflux RND transporter permease subunit — its product is MKLSRFAIFKPISTIMIALSLVVMGFISLFKLPLEYLPSVTFPVLFVSIRYPSSSPEEIERFITRPIEEILGTMPGIENMGSTSNASSSTIRLEFAMDADMDLVGIHLRDRLDQVRADLPEDVDYIGIKSFDTEDIPALEYTVSWLGEDPEDLIAFYNQHLLPRLQRLDGVASVELRGLQQKDLLVEVDQRAMTAHKLDFRTINRALRRNNINISAGYVTDGDRRFAVRSVGEFETVDQIRNLPIRPNLALSDVAAVTYDYPPARRFDRLDGIPSLYLSVHKSSTANMVDVCKRARAELVRINEEVGKDKFRMLLVRDQSTDVIASITSLSHSAIMGGLLAVIAIFIFLRNFRSTLIIGSAIPISALTVFLIMYFLRQSGADITLNLISMMGLMVAIGMLVDPAVVALENIFRKCFDEGQSATQAALEGSEEIGLPVLAATLTTVCVFVPVIFVTDSGTSLFMRQFSVTVVVSVIASFCVALSLIPLAASRAFDKGGQTFDRVLKSIFVLAASVGVGAYIYYTDFSKIDYGDMWDAFARTIAALPLFAKIGFPAAIALVIFLYFRYRAIGARALYARVVANTLHYRWATLSVACVLLFLGNHIYGKIEQEPFRYQPTRAIRLTVEMPRTYDLAQASNTFKIAEDILIPLKEELDIEAIATKFNTGNRQGKRNALLTIYLTPAEESKLTTDEVQYRIIALLPKDIPGVRFRPRGGKSGGTAGV